The following are from one region of the Aquirufa lenticrescens genome:
- a CDS encoding cupin domain-containing protein: protein MKNVVIIIHLVISILVSFQTTAQSSEKPLQGNWSKGPSERFFGDVWVEYFINDSESDFLASRVLFEPKARSNWHKHTGKQIIFGVDGEGYFKEKGKPMIQLKKGDLVEILPGVIHSHGSLNKQFIQGVMMNGISKKESTVWLNPVIEEELYEK, encoded by the coding sequence ATGAAAAATGTCGTTATTATAATTCATTTGGTGATTTCAATTTTAGTATCATTTCAAACTACCGCTCAAAGTTCAGAAAAACCTTTGCAAGGTAATTGGTCAAAAGGTCCCTCTGAAAGGTTCTTTGGCGATGTTTGGGTAGAATATTTCATTAACGATTCGGAAAGTGACTTCCTTGCTTCTAGGGTTTTATTTGAACCTAAAGCTCGAAGCAATTGGCATAAACATACTGGCAAACAAATTATTTTTGGAGTGGATGGAGAAGGATATTTTAAAGAAAAGGGTAAGCCAATGATTCAACTAAAAAAGGGGGATTTAGTAGAAATTCTTCCTGGTGTCATTCATTCTCATGGTTCTTTAAATAAACAATTTATTCAAGGTGTCATGATGAATGGTATTTCAAAAAAAGAATCTACTGTGTGGCTGAATCCTGTTATAGAGGAAGAGTTGTACGAAAAATAA
- a CDS encoding xanthine dehydrogenase family protein molybdopterin-binding subunit has protein sequence MKKTDSTYSRRSFLKVTSLSGGGMMLGISWFASAKPEDSLAELNIEPVWQEVTSFIKIATDNSIKIFSPNPEFGQNVMTSLPMLIAEELDVDWKQVEVEQGNYDPKAFPRQFTGGSQGIRMAWKQLRTVGSAARQMILTAASQAWNLPVSELTTANGMITHAFSGKSETYGTFAAAAAKLPVPKDIVLKGNQSFRLIGTPQKNVVAPKIAQGKPLFGMDYREAGMLIAMTERPPAFGMRLKSFDATSAKKMPGIVDIFPIKVFNDDHKFAGFDTRSFNEVIAVVGKSTWDVMNARKKIKAVWEVAPERKEMGVNNRETTVPSGLESTTKHYAQMLEMSKKPGVVERKDGDPEKAFAEAKHVIERTYTAPFLAHNIMEPTNTFAHYVGDKVRFVAPIQIPDWIMPSIVARLGIPKENISIELVRMGGGFGRRAYGHYMIEAALISKQANAPVKLIYSREDDVSAGIYRPSYQLTYRAAFDENKKLIAFHAKGGGVPESPLHANRFPAGAIDNYLAESFVIPSNITIGAFRAPRSNFNAAAEQSFLDEISEYMGKDPIAFRLELLQRAKDNPVGKTNDYDASRYMGVLELVREKSGWGKPENAGKKRGVSAYFCHNSYAAQVIDLQVKGDQVTVDQVTTALDCGVVVNPEGAKNMAEGAAIDGIGNALFGQLTLTDGRTDQRNFDTYRMIRHNEAPKKIDVHFVKNEIDPTGLGEPPFPPIFGAMANALYKATGKRFYQQPFQPHLNG, from the coding sequence ATGAAAAAGACAGACTCAACTTACAGCAGACGCTCGTTCTTGAAAGTAACGTCGCTCTCCGGGGGAGGCATGATGTTAGGTATTTCTTGGTTCGCAAGTGCGAAACCAGAAGACAGCTTAGCGGAATTAAATATCGAACCCGTATGGCAAGAGGTGACTAGTTTCATCAAAATTGCGACAGATAATTCGATCAAAATATTCTCTCCTAATCCGGAGTTTGGCCAAAACGTGATGACCTCCTTACCGATGTTAATCGCAGAGGAATTAGATGTGGATTGGAAACAAGTGGAGGTGGAACAAGGGAATTACGATCCCAAAGCTTTCCCGCGTCAGTTTACCGGCGGGAGTCAAGGCATTCGCATGGCTTGGAAGCAATTAAGGACGGTGGGTTCGGCAGCGCGTCAGATGATTTTGACGGCGGCAAGCCAGGCTTGGAATTTACCTGTTTCGGAATTGACCACGGCGAACGGAATGATCACGCACGCGTTCAGTGGGAAGTCAGAAACCTACGGGACTTTTGCGGCGGCAGCTGCGAAATTACCGGTCCCGAAAGATATCGTCTTGAAAGGAAATCAATCGTTCCGCTTAATTGGTACCCCACAAAAAAATGTGGTTGCACCTAAAATTGCACAAGGAAAACCCTTGTTCGGGATGGACTACCGCGAGGCGGGGATGTTAATTGCGATGACCGAACGTCCTCCGGCTTTTGGTATGCGATTAAAATCCTTCGATGCAACCTCAGCGAAGAAGATGCCGGGAATCGTGGATATTTTCCCGATCAAAGTCTTTAATGATGATCACAAATTTGCCGGTTTTGATACGCGTTCATTCAATGAGGTGATTGCCGTCGTGGGCAAGTCTACTTGGGATGTGATGAACGCACGTAAGAAAATCAAAGCCGTGTGGGAAGTGGCGCCAGAAAGAAAGGAGATGGGCGTGAATAACCGCGAAACGACGGTGCCATCCGGACTAGAAAGTACGACAAAACATTATGCTCAAATGCTTGAAATGAGCAAAAAGCCAGGTGTCGTCGAGCGAAAAGACGGGGATCCAGAAAAGGCTTTTGCGGAGGCGAAACACGTGATTGAGCGAACTTATACCGCACCGTTTTTGGCACATAATATCATGGAACCTACGAACACGTTTGCACATTATGTGGGCGATAAAGTTAGGTTTGTTGCACCTATCCAAATCCCAGATTGGATTATGCCCTCTATCGTGGCTCGTTTAGGTATCCCAAAAGAAAATATATCGATTGAATTAGTACGGATGGGCGGCGGTTTCGGTCGTCGTGCGTATGGCCACTATATGATCGAGGCGGCCTTGATTTCTAAGCAAGCGAATGCACCCGTTAAATTAATTTACTCGCGGGAGGATGATGTGAGTGCGGGTATTTACCGTCCGTCCTACCAGTTGACCTACCGCGCAGCTTTCGATGAAAACAAGAAGCTGATTGCTTTTCATGCCAAAGGTGGAGGCGTTCCTGAATCCCCTTTACATGCGAATCGTTTTCCGGCAGGAGCGATTGATAATTACCTAGCGGAGAGTTTTGTGATTCCATCGAACATTACGATCGGCGCTTTCCGTGCCCCTCGTTCGAATTTTAACGCCGCGGCGGAACAGTCGTTCTTGGATGAGATTTCAGAGTACATGGGCAAGGATCCGATTGCGTTCCGTTTGGAATTATTGCAGCGGGCTAAAGATAACCCGGTAGGCAAAACCAACGATTACGACGCGAGCCGCTACATGGGTGTGTTGGAATTAGTGCGCGAAAAATCGGGCTGGGGAAAACCGGAAAACGCAGGTAAAAAGCGCGGGGTTTCGGCGTATTTCTGCCACAATTCCTATGCGGCACAGGTTATCGATTTACAGGTAAAAGGCGACCAAGTGACGGTTGACCAAGTAACGACAGCTTTGGATTGCGGTGTGGTCGTGAATCCGGAAGGAGCGAAAAACATGGCCGAGGGTGCGGCGATTGACGGGATTGGAAATGCCTTGTTTGGTCAGTTAACTTTAACAGACGGTCGCACCGATCAACGCAATTTTGACACCTACCGCATGATTCGTCACAATGAGGCACCGAAGAAAATCGATGTGCATTTTGTGAAGAATGAGATTGACCCGACGGGATTAGGCGAGCCGCCGTTCCCACCGATTTTTGGTGCGATGGCGAATGCACTTTATAAGGCGACGGGGAAACGTTTTTACCAACAACCTTTTCAGCCACATTTAAATGGTTAG
- a CDS encoding (2Fe-2S)-binding protein, with the protein MKKYSVKINKKVHQVEADENMPLLWVLRDILGMEGTKYGCGVGSCGACTVHLNGDAVRSCQLPISALAGMEITTIEGLSAKGDHPVQKAWVDVDVAQCGYCQSGQIMSAAALLKNTPNPTEEDIENFMTGNICRCGTYTRIKKAIQQAASK; encoded by the coding sequence ATCAAGAAATATTCCGTTAAGATTAACAAGAAAGTCCACCAGGTAGAGGCGGATGAAAATATGCCCCTTTTGTGGGTGCTACGTGACATCCTAGGCATGGAAGGTACGAAATACGGTTGTGGTGTCGGCTCTTGCGGCGCTTGCACAGTACACTTAAATGGCGACGCTGTTCGCTCCTGCCAATTGCCCATTTCAGCTTTAGCGGGTATGGAAATTACCACTATCGAAGGTTTGTCAGCGAAAGGCGATCACCCCGTTCAAAAAGCGTGGGTGGATGTGGACGTCGCGCAATGCGGTTATTGTCAGTCTGGCCAAATCATGAGCGCCGCGGCTCTCTTGAAAAACACACCTAATCCAACGGAAGAAGATATTGAAAACTTCATGACGGGCAATATTTGCCGTTGTGGAACCTATACGCGTATCAAAAAAGCCATTCAACAAGCCGCTTCGAAATGA
- a CDS encoding nuclear transport factor 2 family protein — protein MKKLVFLLSILLVSISSSFAQTAAEKELIQLSMDKWQWMSDKDVDKLEKLFDAKAKFVHMSGTWKKDEELDIIKTGRIWYKKATVKDTAIEIVGNTAIVWNRITLDAIVREQVAVTEFTVTEVYQKQENDWKMLALTFSSVRDTHQIKH, from the coding sequence ATGAAAAAGTTAGTATTTTTATTGAGCATCTTGCTCGTTTCTATTTCATCTTCCTTTGCGCAGACTGCTGCAGAAAAAGAATTGATCCAATTGTCGATGGACAAGTGGCAATGGATGTCAGACAAGGACGTCGATAAACTAGAAAAACTGTTCGATGCTAAAGCCAAATTCGTTCACATGAGCGGAACATGGAAGAAAGACGAAGAATTGGACATCATTAAAACGGGGCGCATTTGGTATAAAAAAGCGACAGTGAAAGATACCGCGATAGAGATTGTAGGGAATACAGCGATCGTTTGGAATCGCATTACATTAGATGCTATCGTCCGGGAACAAGTGGCGGTTACGGAGTTTACGGTGACCGAAGTCTACCAGAAGCAAGAGAACGATTGGAAGATGCTCGCATTGACATTTAGTAGCGTGCGTGATACGCACCAGATTAAACACTAA
- a CDS encoding B12-binding domain-containing radical SAM protein: protein MRMSTKDPKVFFITPPFTQLNTPYPATAYLKGFLNTKGIAAYQADLGLEVILQLFSANGLKNLFAHIENSGKKLNENGQRMLRLKQSYIRTIDPVISFLHDKNPTLAHVIAEQNYLPEASRFQQVSDLEWAFGSMGVRDKARHLATLYLEDISDLIIDAVDPHFGFSRYAERLGRSASSFQELNQALNAPLTYIDELLVKMLEAKIQQEKPDLVAITAPFPGNLYSALRCGQWIKKHHPEIKVAFGGGYANTELRSLQEPRVFEFVDFITLDDGETPLMNLLEYLKGTRDLKELKRTFCCIDGTVTYLNGSKDSDVKQKDVGIPDYTDLPLDKYLSVIEIANPMHRLWSDGRWNKLTLAHGCYWGKCTFCDISLSYIKDYEATTAPMLVDRIEAMIQQTGNNGFHFVDEAAPPALMRDVALEIIRRDLTVVWWTNIRFEKSFTKDLCQLLVRSGCIAVSGGLEVASDRLLDLIDKGVSVAQVAQVADNFTQAGILVHAYLMYGFPTQTAQETVDSLEVVRQLVENGVMHSGFWHQFALTAHSPVGLNPDAYQIQILNPEPGTFANNDLEHADPIGTDHAQFSEGLKKSLFNYMHGIGLDMPLQEWFEFKIPRTQIPKNYIKRILAPSAEKMPKPNAKIVWLGPESTRTKKYLLFSLGKEEVELEVSGKLGGWLMETLPKFTLGSEKTGTFAEFEASFSKAALGDFENFWDSETVKELREMGLLVI, encoded by the coding sequence ATGCGCATGAGCACAAAAGACCCCAAGGTATTTTTCATTACCCCTCCTTTTACCCAGTTAAATACGCCCTACCCAGCGACGGCTTATTTGAAAGGGTTTTTGAATACCAAAGGTATTGCCGCTTATCAGGCTGACTTAGGGCTGGAAGTCATTCTTCAGCTTTTTTCCGCCAATGGGCTTAAGAATTTATTTGCGCACATTGAAAATTCAGGCAAAAAATTGAATGAAAATGGTCAGCGTATGCTTCGATTGAAACAGTCCTACATTCGCACCATTGACCCGGTTATTTCTTTTTTACACGATAAAAACCCCACCCTTGCGCACGTCATAGCAGAGCAAAATTATTTGCCAGAAGCGTCTCGTTTTCAGCAAGTAAGTGATTTAGAATGGGCCTTTGGGAGTATGGGTGTGCGGGATAAAGCGAGGCATTTAGCGACGCTTTATTTAGAAGATATTTCTGATTTAATTATTGATGCGGTGGATCCGCATTTTGGGTTTAGTCGTTATGCGGAGAGGTTAGGCAGATCAGCTTCGAGTTTTCAAGAGTTAAACCAAGCGTTGAACGCCCCGCTGACCTATATTGATGAGTTGTTAGTGAAAATGTTGGAGGCCAAAATCCAGCAAGAAAAACCCGATCTAGTCGCCATCACCGCGCCATTCCCAGGTAATTTATATAGCGCTTTGCGCTGTGGACAGTGGATTAAAAAACACCATCCAGAAATCAAAGTCGCCTTTGGCGGCGGGTATGCGAATACGGAATTACGTTCCTTACAAGAGCCGCGCGTGTTTGAATTCGTGGACTTTATCACGCTAGATGATGGGGAAACACCTTTGATGAATCTTTTGGAATATTTAAAAGGTACACGTGATTTAAAAGAGCTGAAACGCACTTTTTGTTGTATTGATGGAACTGTCACCTACCTGAATGGGTCTAAGGATTCGGACGTCAAGCAGAAAGATGTGGGTATTCCAGATTACACCGATTTACCTCTGGACAAATACCTATCCGTCATCGAGATCGCGAATCCGATGCACCGCTTATGGAGCGATGGCAGATGGAATAAATTGACCCTGGCACACGGATGTTATTGGGGCAAATGTACGTTCTGCGACATCTCTTTGTCGTACATTAAAGATTACGAGGCCACCACGGCACCAATGTTAGTCGACCGCATCGAGGCGATGATTCAGCAAACGGGAAACAATGGTTTTCATTTTGTGGATGAAGCCGCTCCGCCAGCTTTAATGCGCGATGTAGCATTAGAAATTATCCGAAGAGACCTAACAGTTGTTTGGTGGACGAATATTCGTTTTGAGAAGAGTTTTACCAAAGATTTATGCCAATTACTCGTTCGATCGGGATGTATCGCCGTTTCTGGTGGTTTAGAAGTGGCCTCTGATCGTTTGTTGGATTTAATTGATAAAGGTGTTTCTGTCGCGCAGGTGGCCCAAGTAGCGGATAATTTTACACAAGCCGGCATTTTAGTACACGCCTATTTGATGTATGGATTCCCCACCCAAACCGCGCAAGAGACAGTGGATTCCCTGGAAGTGGTACGACAGCTGGTGGAAAATGGGGTGATGCATTCGGGATTTTGGCATCAATTTGCGTTAACCGCGCATAGTCCTGTTGGCCTTAATCCAGATGCTTACCAAATTCAAATCCTGAATCCTGAACCAGGTACCTTCGCTAATAACGATTTAGAGCATGCCGATCCTATTGGTACAGATCACGCCCAATTTAGCGAAGGCCTAAAGAAATCCTTGTTCAATTATATGCATGGAATCGGCTTAGACATGCCGTTGCAAGAATGGTTTGAATTCAAAATTCCCCGAACACAAATACCCAAAAACTACATTAAAAGGATTTTAGCTCCTTCGGCTGAAAAAATGCCTAAGCCCAATGCTAAAATTGTTTGGCTGGGACCTGAATCTACAAGGACTAAAAAATACCTTTTGTTCAGCTTAGGGAAAGAAGAGGTGGAATTAGAGGTCTCAGGAAAACTTGGTGGCTGGCTTATGGAAACATTGCCAAAATTCACTTTAGGCTCAGAAAAAACAGGAACCTTTGCTGAATTCGAAGCGTCATTTTCAAAGGCAGCTTTAGGTGATTTCGAAAACTTCTGGGATAGTGAAACAGTAAAGGAGTTAAGAGAGATGGGGCTGTTGGTAATATAG
- a CDS encoding alpha/beta hydrolase has product MKETIVFVHGVCHGAWCWEEKFIPFFQNLGYECIALNLPGHETPGSTQRISYSLNDYVQALHQAVAKLDQPPIIVGHSMGGMILQRFLKTGTCKKAILLSAVPPSGALMASTRVIGNNLGTLPYLFTRNLLGVFRKYPLLMFNKAKIAEKYASKMCAESFQAFVTLVLPIFHKISTPLLVVGGSKDQLITVNEFAQTAKRYGAKLEIIEGGSHDLMLDDDYLQTTEAIKNWLEEK; this is encoded by the coding sequence ATGAAAGAAACGATCGTCTTTGTTCACGGAGTTTGCCACGGAGCCTGGTGTTGGGAAGAAAAATTCATCCCCTTTTTCCAGAACCTAGGTTACGAATGCATCGCATTGAATCTCCCCGGCCATGAAACGCCAGGAAGTACACAACGCATTTCGTATTCCTTAAACGACTATGTTCAGGCGCTGCATCAGGCCGTAGCAAAATTAGATCAACCTCCCATCATCGTCGGCCACTCAATGGGCGGCATGATTCTGCAACGTTTTCTAAAAACGGGGACCTGTAAAAAGGCCATTTTACTCTCGGCAGTTCCTCCTTCTGGCGCTTTGATGGCTAGCACAAGAGTCATAGGAAATAACCTTGGGACACTCCCCTATTTGTTTACCAGAAATCTTTTGGGTGTATTCCGAAAGTACCCTCTTCTGATGTTTAATAAGGCCAAAATCGCGGAGAAATATGCCTCTAAAATGTGCGCCGAATCCTTTCAAGCCTTTGTTACTTTAGTTCTACCGATTTTTCATAAAATCTCTACACCCCTACTCGTAGTGGGTGGATCGAAAGATCAATTGATTACCGTAAACGAGTTTGCTCAAACCGCTAAACGATATGGCGCTAAACTAGAGATTATTGAAGGCGGGTCGCATGATTTGATGCTCGATGATGACTACTTACAGACCACAGAAGCGATAAAAAACTGGTTGGAAGAAAAATAA
- a CDS encoding nuclear transport factor 2 family protein — protein sequence MKSFALFLSIMLLTLKSAFAQTNSDETIKQLSKDKWQWMANKDADKLADLFDEKCEFVHMGGTWGKAREVDIIKAGFIWYKQAEVYSTNVKFYRNTAILLSDIDLVAQVGGNVVTNPFMVTEVYVLDNNTWKMAQLTFSHLSRPVKLKQ from the coding sequence ATGAAATCATTCGCATTATTCTTGAGTATTATGCTCTTGACACTCAAAAGCGCTTTCGCGCAAACAAATTCGGACGAAACGATCAAACAATTATCGAAAGATAAGTGGCAGTGGATGGCCAACAAAGATGCCGATAAGTTGGCGGATTTGTTTGATGAAAAGTGCGAGTTTGTGCACATGGGAGGAACTTGGGGGAAAGCGCGCGAAGTTGATATCATCAAAGCCGGTTTTATTTGGTATAAACAAGCAGAGGTCTATTCTACTAATGTGAAATTCTACCGGAATACCGCCATTTTATTAAGCGATATCGATTTAGTCGCGCAGGTAGGTGGCAACGTGGTTACGAATCCATTTATGGTAACTGAAGTATATGTATTGGATAATAATACATGGAAAATGGCCCAATTAACATTTTCTCATTTATCTCGACCGGTTAAATTAAAACAATAA
- a CDS encoding flavin-containing monooxygenase has translation MQKVCVIGAGPSGITALKNLVDQGLEAVCYDFNSQVGGNWVYNEKTGHSSVFETTHIISSKTLSQYEDFTFDDFEKGMPDYPSHDQLRRYFQGYAAHFNLYPHIEFNTLVKSCELDDAKNWVVKTEKDGVEKTEIFTHLVVCNGHHWLPRMPHYPGEFTGKLMHSHEFKKAEPFRDQRILVIGGGNSACDVAVETSRVSTKTSISWRRGYRIVPKFLFGKPSDVVASRLAWLPTKLKFFLSELSVKIFSGSNEIYGLQEPKHAITATHPTINEELLYKVRHGKVFPKVDISHFDGKYVHFKDGSVEEFDTIIACTGYILEHPFFRKDFLNYSEGDVPLYLKMLHEKYENLFFVGMFQPLGCIWPGSELQSKIAARAIKGLWKRPENIAELCQREVTHPHLNQIKTPRHTITVDFHLFVKQLKKHLPNNYVSKSAI, from the coding sequence ATGCAAAAAGTGTGCGTAATCGGTGCCGGACCTTCCGGAATCACCGCCTTAAAAAACCTAGTAGATCAAGGCCTCGAGGCAGTTTGTTATGATTTCAATTCCCAAGTAGGCGGTAATTGGGTCTATAATGAGAAAACGGGGCACTCCAGTGTTTTTGAGACGACGCACATTATTAGTTCCAAAACCTTATCGCAGTACGAGGACTTTACGTTTGATGACTTCGAAAAAGGGATGCCTGACTATCCTTCTCACGATCAATTGAGACGTTACTTCCAAGGCTATGCTGCTCATTTCAATCTATATCCACACATTGAATTCAATACCTTAGTGAAATCATGTGAACTGGATGATGCTAAGAACTGGGTGGTAAAAACAGAGAAAGACGGCGTCGAAAAAACAGAAATATTTACCCATTTAGTCGTTTGCAACGGGCACCATTGGCTACCTAGAATGCCCCACTATCCAGGAGAATTTACTGGAAAATTAATGCATTCGCACGAATTCAAAAAAGCTGAACCATTTCGCGATCAACGCATCTTAGTGATAGGCGGAGGAAATTCAGCCTGCGACGTAGCAGTGGAGACAAGTCGTGTGAGCACAAAAACGAGTATTAGCTGGAGAAGAGGGTATCGGATAGTACCTAAGTTTTTATTTGGAAAACCGAGTGATGTGGTTGCCTCTCGTTTAGCTTGGCTACCTACCAAATTGAAATTTTTCTTGTCGGAATTATCTGTCAAAATATTCTCTGGGTCCAATGAAATCTACGGACTTCAAGAACCCAAACATGCCATCACTGCAACCCATCCAACTATCAACGAAGAGCTTTTATACAAAGTAAGGCATGGAAAAGTATTTCCTAAAGTCGATATCAGTCATTTCGACGGAAAATATGTACACTTTAAAGATGGGTCGGTGGAAGAATTTGATACGATTATCGCTTGCACAGGCTATATTCTCGAACATCCATTCTTTCGAAAAGACTTCCTGAATTACAGCGAAGGAGATGTGCCTTTGTATTTGAAAATGCTGCACGAAAAGTATGAAAACTTATTTTTCGTGGGTATGTTTCAGCCACTAGGATGTATTTGGCCAGGGTCAGAATTACAGAGTAAAATAGCAGCGAGAGCCATTAAGGGACTTTGGAAAAGACCTGAAAACATCGCTGAATTATGCCAAAGAGAGGTCACCCATCCCCACCTCAACCAAATCAAAACTCCACGACATACGATCACAGTGGATTTCCATTTGTTCGTAAAACAACTCAAGAAGCATCTTCCTAACAACTATGTGAGCAAATCAGCTATTTGA